One window from the genome of Streptomyces cadmiisoli encodes:
- a CDS encoding enoyl-CoA hydratase/isomerase family protein, with amino-acid sequence MNDTPAPVRTIEESPAYWRVLFDNPPLNVVDRAVFEGLQDLLARMDASPDLRVVVFESANPDFYLAHFDMSGRSAGITRTAGPTGLTTPTDTFVRLSRSPVVSIAKIRGRARGVGSEFALACDMRFVSRETAILGQPEVGAGVIPGGGGTERLPLLTGRGRALEIILGADDFDGDTAERYGYVNRSLPDSELDAFVDTLARRIASFDRRPVEAAKNLVNQVSLPPVDRLLDGRDAFAAALTWPETQQRVAALFKRGMQQEGDLENRFGAHLPHLLDE; translated from the coding sequence ATGAACGACACCCCTGCGCCCGTGCGCACGATCGAGGAATCACCCGCTTACTGGCGGGTCCTGTTCGACAACCCCCCGCTCAACGTCGTCGACCGCGCCGTCTTCGAAGGCCTGCAGGACCTGCTCGCCCGGATGGACGCCAGCCCCGACCTCCGCGTCGTCGTCTTCGAGAGCGCGAACCCGGACTTCTACCTCGCCCACTTCGACATGTCCGGCAGGTCGGCGGGCATCACCAGGACCGCCGGCCCCACCGGCCTGACCACCCCGACCGACACCTTCGTCCGGCTGTCCAGGTCGCCTGTGGTGAGCATCGCCAAGATCCGGGGCCGGGCCCGCGGCGTGGGCAGCGAGTTCGCCCTCGCCTGCGACATGCGCTTCGTCTCCAGGGAGACCGCGATCCTCGGTCAGCCCGAGGTCGGCGCGGGGGTCATCCCCGGCGGCGGGGGCACCGAGCGGCTCCCCCTGCTGACCGGCCGCGGCCGCGCGCTGGAGATCATCCTCGGCGCGGACGACTTCGACGGCGACACCGCCGAACGCTACGGCTACGTCAACCGCTCCCTCCCGGACAGCGAGCTGGACGCCTTCGTCGACACGCTCGCCCGGCGCATCGCCTCCTTCGACCGGCGCCCGGTCGAGGCGGCGAAGAACCTCGTCAACCAGGTCTCCCTGCCGCCCGTCGACCGGCTCCTCGACGGACGCGACGCCTTCGCGGCCGCCCTGACCTGGCCCGAGACACAGCAGCGGGTCGCCGCCCTGTTCAAACGCGGAATGCAGCAGGAAGGAGACCTGGAGAACCGGTTCGGGGCGCACCTGCCGCATCTGCTCGACGAGTAG